A genomic stretch from Engraulis encrasicolus isolate BLACKSEA-1 chromosome 12, IST_EnEncr_1.0, whole genome shotgun sequence includes:
- the LOC134459926 gene encoding glycogen synthase kinase-3 beta-like, with the protein MSGRPRTTSFAESCKPAPQPSAFGSVKVSRDKDGSKVTSVVATPGQGPDRNQEVSYQDIKVIGNGSFGVVYQAKLCDSGEMVAIKKVLQDKRFKNRELQIMRKLDHCNVVRLRFFFYSSGDKKDEVYLNLVLDYVPETVYRVARHYSRARQMLPMIYVKLYMYQLFRSLAYIHSYGICHRDIKPQNLLLDPESAVLKLCDFGSAKQLVRGEPNVSYICSRYYRAPELIFGATDYTSSIDVWSAGCVLAELLLGQPIFPGDSGVDQLVEIIKVLGTPSREQIREMNPNYTEFKFPQIKAHPWTKVFRPRTPPEAIALCSRLLEYPPSNRFSPLEACAHSFFDELRDPNLKLPNGRQHPPLFNFTTQELSSNPSLASILIPAHARSGAVSSPSGPTNADPSSGEHVQNPSAASSANPSS; encoded by the exons GAGACAAAGATGGCAGTAAGGTGACGTCCGTAGTGGCCACCCCAGGCCAGGGTCCCGACCGCAACCAGGAGGTCAGCTACCAGGACATCAAGGTCATAGGGAACGGGTCATTCGGGGTCGTCTACCAGGCCAAACTCTGCGACTCAGGAGAGATGGTCGCTATCAAGAAAGTCCTTCAGGACAAGAGATTTAAG AATCGAGAGCTTCAGATCATGCGTAAGCTGGACCACTGCAACGTCGTCCGCCTGCGATTCTTTTTCTACTCCAGTGGAGACAAG AAAGACGAGGTGTACCTGAACCTGGTGTTGGACTACGTGCCAGAGACGGTGTACCGAGTGGCCCGACACTACAGCCGAGCACGCCAGATGCTGCCCATGATCTACGTCAAG ttgtaCATGTACCAGCTGTTCCGCAGTCTGGCCTACATCCACTCCTATGGCATCTGCCACCGTGACATCAAGCCCCAGAACCTGTTGCTGGACCCAGAGTCCGCCGTCCTCAAACTCTGCGACTTTggcag TGCTAAGCAGCTGGTCCGCGGGGAGCCCAACGTCTCCTACATCTGCTCCCGCTACTACAGAGCACCCGAGCTCATCTTCGGAGCTACCGACTACACTTCCAGCATAG acgtGTGGTCAGCAGGGTGTGTGCTTGCTGAGCTGTTGCTAGGGCAGCCCATCTTCCCTGGAGACAGTGGAGTGGACCAGTTGGTGGAGATCATCAAG GTTCTGGGCACGCCCAGTAGAGAGCAGATCCGAGAGATGAATCCGAACTACACAGAGTTCAAGTTCCCCCAGATCAAAGCACACCCATGgactaag gtctTCCGTCCGCGTACGCCCCCGGAGGCGATAGCGTTGTGTTCTCGTCTGCTGGAGTACCCCCCCTCCAACCGCTTCTCGCCCCTGGAGGCCTGTGCCCACTCCTTCTTCGACGAGCTGCGCGACCCCAACCTCAAGCTGCCCAACGGCAGACAACACCCACCGCTCTTCAACTTTACTACGCAGG AGTTGTCCAGTAACCCGTCCCTGGCGTCCATCTTGATTCCGGCCCATGCCCGCTCCGGAGCCGTCTCCAGCCCCTCCGGACCCACAAACGCAG ACCCCAGCAGTGGAGAGCACGTCCAGAACCCCAGTGCCGCCTCCTCAGCCAATCCCTCCTCCTGA